In a single window of the Methylococcus sp. Mc7 genome:
- a CDS encoding F0F1 ATP synthase subunit B translates to MNINATLFGQMVTFALLVWFTMKYVWPPLLQALEERKKKIAEGLAAAEKGKHEMELAEKRATSALKDAKDQAAEIVNLAQKRANALVDESKEAAKVEGERILANARSEIDRELENAKEDLRKQVSVLAVSAAEKILQREVDQKKHKEILAGLGKQLG, encoded by the coding sequence GTGAACATCAATGCCACGCTATTCGGGCAAATGGTCACATTCGCGCTTCTGGTGTGGTTCACCATGAAGTACGTCTGGCCGCCCCTGTTGCAAGCGCTGGAAGAGCGCAAGAAGAAAATCGCCGAAGGTCTGGCCGCGGCCGAAAAAGGCAAGCACGAGATGGAGCTTGCCGAAAAGCGCGCTACCAGCGCCTTGAAGGATGCCAAAGACCAGGCCGCGGAAATCGTGAACCTGGCTCAAAAGCGCGCCAACGCGCTGGTGGACGAATCCAAGGAAGCGGCAAAAGTCGAGGGTGAGCGCATCCTCGCGAATGCCAGGTCCGAGATCGACCGGGAGCTGGAAAATGCCAAGGAAGATCTCCGCAAGCAGGTTTCCGTGCTGGCGGTCAGCGCTGCGGAGAAGATCCTGCAGCGCGAGGTCGACCAGAAAAAGCACAAGGAAATCCTCGCCGGACTCGGCAAGCAGTTGGGCTAG
- the atpE gene encoding F0F1 ATP synthase subunit C → METVYGMTAIAVGIILGLGAMGTAIGFGLLGGKFLEGAARQPEMVPMLQVKMFIVAGLLDAVTMIGVGLALFFTFANPFVK, encoded by the coding sequence ATGGAAACTGTATACGGTATGACCGCGATCGCTGTCGGCATCATCCTGGGCCTGGGCGCCATGGGCACGGCCATCGGCTTCGGCCTGCTCGGCGGCAAATTCCTGGAAGGCGCCGCCCGCCAGCCGGAAATGGTCCCCATGCTGCAGGTCAAGATGTTCATCGTTGCAGGTCTGCTCGACGCAGTGACCATGATCGGCGTCGGCCTTGCCCTGTTCTTCACCTTCGCGAACCCGTTCGTGAAATAA
- the atpB gene encoding F0F1 ATP synthase subunit A, which translates to MATEAHDTGGATGYIVHHLTPLSSGEGFWTLHVDTLFFSVFLGAVFLFFFRKAAEQATADVPGPLQNFVEMIVEFVDTQVKDSFHGRNALIAPLALSIFAWVFLMNTMDLLPVDLLPDVGKAIGLEYLRVVPSTDLNATFGMSISVFFLIIFYSLKVKGPGHFAMEFLFHPFSHWALVPFNLLLNTVEYLAKPVSLGLRLFGNMYAGELIFILIALLPWWVQPALSFPWAVFHILIITLQAFIFMVLTIVYLSLAHENH; encoded by the coding sequence ATGGCGACTGAAGCGCACGATACCGGTGGCGCCACCGGCTATATCGTCCATCACCTGACCCCCCTCTCCTCCGGCGAGGGTTTCTGGACCCTGCACGTGGACACGCTGTTCTTCTCCGTGTTCCTCGGCGCGGTGTTCCTGTTCTTCTTCCGCAAGGCCGCCGAACAGGCGACGGCCGATGTGCCCGGACCCTTGCAGAATTTCGTCGAGATGATCGTCGAGTTCGTCGACACCCAGGTCAAGGACAGCTTCCATGGCCGCAACGCCCTGATCGCGCCGCTGGCCCTGAGCATTTTCGCCTGGGTCTTCCTGATGAACACCATGGACCTCCTGCCGGTCGACCTCCTGCCCGACGTGGGCAAGGCGATCGGGCTCGAATATCTGCGCGTGGTCCCGAGCACCGATCTCAACGCCACTTTCGGCATGTCGATCTCGGTGTTTTTCCTGATCATTTTCTACAGCCTGAAGGTCAAGGGCCCTGGCCATTTCGCGATGGAATTCCTGTTCCATCCGTTCAGCCACTGGGCGCTGGTCCCCTTCAACCTGCTGCTGAACACCGTCGAGTACCTGGCCAAGCCGGTCTCTCTCGGCTTGCGACTGTTCGGCAACATGTATGCGGGCGAACTGATCTTCATCCTGATCGCGCTGCTGCCCTGGTGGGTGCAGCCGGCACTGAGCTTCCCTTGGGCGGTGTTCCACATCCTGATCATCACGCTGCAAGCGTTCATATTCATGGTGCTGACCATCGTTTATCTCAGTCTGGCGCACGAAAACCACTAA
- a CDS encoding ATP synthase subunit I, with protein MPEMLGARLYGGVRRIIRWQLITMVVCGAIAYIAGGWKTAISASAGGLIAFLPNVVFALRFGFFDPARSAREIVRAFYVGESLKLVLTGTLFFLAFQFRELEFLPLFSGFIVALGVYWIALLQRI; from the coding sequence ATGCCTGAAATGTTGGGCGCGCGTTTGTACGGGGGGGTACGACGGATCATCCGCTGGCAACTCATCACGATGGTTGTCTGCGGAGCGATCGCCTACATCGCAGGCGGATGGAAAACAGCAATATCGGCGTCTGCAGGGGGGCTGATCGCGTTCCTACCGAACGTGGTCTTTGCGCTCCGTTTCGGCTTCTTCGACCCGGCCCGAAGTGCGCGCGAGATCGTGCGCGCCTTCTATGTCGGCGAATCCTTGAAGCTCGTCTTGACCGGCACCCTGTTCTTCCTGGCATTTCAATTCCGCGAACTAGAATTTTTGCCGCTTTTCTCCGGATTTATAGTGGCACTCGGGGTGTATTGGATCGCCCTGTTGCAACGAATTTGA
- a CDS encoding ParB/RepB/Spo0J family partition protein — MKKPALGRGLEALLGETRLDPKQESLRKLPIEHLEPSPFQPRKDFDSAKLRELADSISAQGIVQPIVVRSKEPGRYQIVAGERRWRAAQLAGIREVPVVVREVPDQAALAIALIENIQREDLNPMEEAEAIQRLLEEHRMTHQQVADALGKSRVTITNLNRLNDLHADAKALLRAGEIDMGHARALLALPSGQQGEAARRVADKRLSVREAETLVNSLLKAAEAGPRPAAAVDPDIAGLERRMAERLGAGVRIQHGGKGAGKLVISYASLEQLEGLLARFGG; from the coding sequence ATGAAGAAACCCGCCTTGGGCAGGGGCCTGGAAGCCCTGCTGGGAGAAACCAGGCTGGATCCGAAGCAGGAATCCTTGCGGAAACTCCCCATCGAGCACCTGGAACCGAGCCCGTTCCAGCCGCGCAAGGATTTCGACTCGGCCAAGCTGCGCGAGCTTGCCGATTCCATCAGCGCGCAGGGCATCGTCCAGCCGATCGTGGTGCGTTCCAAGGAGCCGGGGCGTTACCAGATCGTCGCCGGCGAACGGCGGTGGCGCGCCGCGCAGCTCGCCGGGATCCGCGAAGTGCCGGTCGTGGTGCGCGAAGTGCCGGACCAGGCCGCCCTCGCCATCGCGCTGATCGAGAACATCCAGCGCGAAGACCTGAATCCGATGGAGGAAGCCGAAGCGATCCAGCGCCTGCTGGAAGAGCATCGCATGACCCACCAGCAGGTGGCCGATGCCCTCGGCAAATCCCGCGTCACCATCACCAATCTCAACCGGCTCAACGACTTGCATGCCGATGCCAAGGCGCTGCTGCGCGCGGGGGAAATCGACATGGGCCACGCCAGGGCCCTGCTCGCCCTGCCTTCCGGCCAGCAGGGCGAAGCCGCCAGGCGTGTCGCCGACAAGCGCCTGAGCGTGCGGGAAGCGGAGACCCTGGTGAATAGTCTGTTGAAAGCCGCCGAAGCCGGCCCGAGACCGGCCGCCGCCGTCGATCCCGACATCGCCGGGCTGGAACGGCGCATGGCCGAGCGTTTGGGTGCGGGCGTAAGGATTCAGCACGGCGGGAAAGGGGCGGGGAAGCTCGTCATTTCCTATGCCAGCCTGGAGCAGCTCGAAGGTCTGCTGGCGCGATTCGGGGGTTGA
- a CDS encoding ParA family protein, which translates to MGKAKIIAIANQKGGVGKTTTGVNLAASLAATKNKVLLIDLDPQGNATMGCGVDKRALSRSSYQVLIRQVPAADAIIELDGLGFDLIPSNSDLAAAQVDLLQIEGRDRCLTEALEPCLGRYRFILIDCPPSLNMLTVNALVAADSVLIPMQCEYYALEGLSDLMDTLGKIRASVNPRLAVEGLLRTMYDTRSRLANEVSEQLLEHFPEKVFRTVIPRNIRLAEAPSHGVPVMYHDKSSKGALAYLALAGEIVRRNERKTAAA; encoded by the coding sequence ATGGGCAAGGCAAAGATCATCGCAATCGCGAACCAGAAAGGGGGGGTCGGCAAGACCACGACCGGCGTCAATCTGGCGGCATCGCTGGCGGCCACGAAAAACAAGGTGCTGCTGATCGATCTCGATCCCCAAGGCAACGCGACCATGGGATGCGGCGTCGACAAGCGGGCGTTGAGCCGGTCGAGCTACCAGGTGCTGATCCGGCAGGTACCGGCTGCCGACGCGATCATCGAACTCGACGGGCTGGGTTTCGACCTCATTCCCAGCAATTCGGACCTCGCCGCGGCGCAGGTCGACCTCCTGCAGATCGAAGGGCGCGACCGTTGCCTGACCGAGGCGCTGGAACCCTGTCTCGGCCGCTACCGGTTCATCCTGATCGACTGCCCGCCGTCGCTCAACATGCTGACGGTCAACGCCCTGGTGGCGGCGGACAGCGTGCTGATCCCGATGCAATGCGAGTACTACGCGCTGGAAGGCCTGTCCGATCTGATGGACACCCTGGGCAAGATCCGCGCGAGCGTGAATCCCCGGCTGGCGGTGGAAGGCCTGCTGCGCACCATGTACGACACCCGCAGCCGGCTTGCCAACGAGGTGTCCGAGCAACTCCTCGAGCATTTCCCGGAAAAGGTATTCCGCACCGTCATCCCCCGCAACATCCGCCTGGCCGAGGCGCCGAGCCACGGCGTGCCGGTCATGTATCACGACAAGAGTTCCAAAGGGGCGCTGGCCTATCTGGCGCTGGCCGGCGAAATCGTCCGGCGTAACGAGCGAAAGACCGCCGCCGCGTAG
- the rsmG gene encoding 16S rRNA (guanine(527)-N(7))-methyltransferase RsmG, whose product MPLTEILERGLSELGLTAGSGQRERLLRFVELLRKWNRVYSLTAIEDPPEAVRLHLLDSLAVAAFLHGERVLDVGTGPGLPGIPLAIVQPERRFVLLDCNAKKIRFVRQAVIELGLSNVVPVQSRIESFTDTTGFDCVLARAYASLAEIWADASRLLKTGGSVLALKGRRPEAELGELPAGVAVDIHRLRVPGVDAERHLAELKATGQDS is encoded by the coding sequence ATGCCCTTGACCGAAATCCTCGAGCGGGGCTTGAGCGAACTGGGCTTGACTGCCGGGAGCGGTCAGCGCGAACGTCTGCTGCGTTTTGTCGAACTGCTGCGCAAATGGAACCGGGTCTACAGCCTCACGGCCATCGAAGACCCCCCCGAAGCCGTGCGGCTTCACCTCCTGGACAGCCTCGCGGTCGCGGCCTTCCTGCACGGGGAGCGGGTGCTGGACGTGGGAACCGGTCCGGGGCTGCCGGGCATCCCCCTGGCGATCGTGCAGCCGGAGCGGCGGTTCGTGCTGCTCGACTGCAACGCGAAGAAGATCCGTTTCGTCCGGCAGGCGGTGATCGAACTGGGCCTTTCCAATGTCGTGCCGGTGCAGTCGCGAATCGAGTCTTTCACCGATACGACGGGTTTCGACTGCGTGCTGGCGCGGGCCTATGCCTCGCTGGCGGAAATCTGGGCCGATGCGAGCCGCTTGCTCAAGACCGGCGGCTCCGTGCTGGCCCTCAAGGGGCGCCGGCCCGAAGCCGAACTCGGCGAACTGCCGGCCGGCGTCGCGGTCGACATCCATCGGCTGCGGGTGCCCGGCGTGGACGCGGAACGGCATCTTGCAGAACTGAAGGCGACAGGGCAGGATTCGTAA
- the mnmG gene encoding tRNA uridine-5-carboxymethylaminomethyl(34) synthesis enzyme MnmG yields the protein MFFHDEFDVIVVGGGHAGTEAALAAARTGARTLLLTQNVETLGQMSCNPAIGGIGKGHLVKEIDAMGGLMARAADRAGIQFRTLNASKGPAVRATRAQADRSLYRKAVRQGLGAQENLSLFQQTVVDLIVEGGRAAGVVTQMGLKFRSRCVVLTVGTFLAGRIHIGLENYDGGRAGDPPATDLARRLRDLGFKVSRLKTGTPPRIDRRSIDFRRMVEQPGDDPTPVFSFMGSRDEHPSQVSCYITRTNERTHELIRAGLDRSPMFTGVIEGVGPRYCPSIEDKVVRFAERASHQIFVEPEGLDSLEIYPNGISTSLPFDVQVAAVRSIEGFENARITRPGYAIEYDFFDPQDLHYSLETRHMENLFFAGQINGTTGYEEAAAQGLLAGLNAARKARDLESWWPGRGEAYLGVLVDDLITRGTSEPYRMFTSRAEYRLVLREDNADLRLTETGRALGLVDDARWAAFEAKRGAIETLGGRLAARRIRPDSGQAECWGALTTIPLQRESSLLDLLRRPDVGLDILAGSAPELFEDMDAAVREQVEIAAKYTGYIERQQAEIERARRYEAWQLPDSLDYGKVVGLSNEVREKLGRVKPVTVGQAARIPGVTPAAISLLLVHLRRTGAARCP from the coding sequence ATGTTTTTCCACGATGAATTCGACGTGATCGTAGTCGGCGGCGGACACGCCGGCACCGAGGCCGCCCTTGCCGCGGCGCGGACGGGTGCGCGCACCCTGCTGCTGACGCAGAACGTCGAAACCCTGGGCCAGATGAGCTGCAATCCGGCCATCGGCGGCATCGGCAAGGGCCATCTGGTGAAGGAAATCGACGCCATGGGTGGTCTGATGGCGCGGGCGGCGGACCGGGCCGGCATCCAGTTCCGCACCCTCAACGCGAGCAAAGGGCCGGCGGTGCGGGCGACCCGGGCGCAGGCGGACCGCAGCCTCTACCGCAAGGCGGTGCGGCAGGGACTGGGCGCCCAGGAAAACCTCAGCCTGTTCCAGCAGACCGTGGTGGATTTGATCGTCGAAGGCGGCAGAGCGGCCGGCGTCGTGACCCAGATGGGACTCAAGTTCCGTTCCCGCTGCGTGGTGCTCACCGTCGGGACGTTCCTGGCCGGGCGCATCCATATCGGCCTGGAAAACTACGATGGCGGCCGGGCGGGCGATCCGCCGGCGACCGACCTCGCGCGGCGCCTGCGTGATCTGGGATTCAAGGTCTCGCGGCTGAAGACCGGCACCCCCCCGCGCATCGACCGCCGCAGCATCGATTTCAGGCGGATGGTCGAACAGCCGGGCGACGATCCCACGCCGGTGTTTTCCTTCATGGGCAGCCGCGACGAGCACCCTTCCCAGGTGTCGTGCTACATCACCCGCACCAACGAGCGCACCCATGAGCTGATCCGCGCCGGCCTCGACCGGTCGCCGATGTTCACCGGCGTGATCGAGGGCGTCGGCCCGCGCTACTGCCCCTCCATCGAAGACAAAGTGGTGCGTTTCGCCGAGCGCGCCTCGCACCAGATTTTCGTCGAGCCGGAAGGCCTCGACAGCCTGGAAATCTATCCCAACGGGATCTCCACCAGCCTGCCGTTCGACGTGCAGGTCGCCGCGGTGCGCTCGATCGAGGGGTTCGAGAACGCCCGGATCACCCGGCCCGGCTATGCGATCGAATACGATTTCTTCGACCCGCAGGACCTCCATTACTCGCTGGAAACGCGCCACATGGAGAACCTGTTTTTCGCCGGCCAGATCAACGGCACGACCGGTTACGAGGAAGCCGCGGCGCAGGGATTGCTGGCGGGCCTCAACGCGGCGCGCAAGGCGCGGGACTTGGAATCGTGGTGGCCGGGCCGGGGCGAGGCCTACCTCGGCGTGCTGGTCGACGACCTCATCACCCGTGGCACGTCCGAGCCCTACCGCATGTTCACCAGCCGCGCCGAATACCGCCTGGTGCTGCGCGAAGACAACGCCGACCTGCGCCTGACCGAAACCGGCCGCGCCCTGGGGCTGGTGGACGATGCGCGCTGGGCGGCATTCGAAGCCAAGCGTGGAGCCATCGAAACGCTGGGCGGGCGTCTTGCCGCGCGGCGGATCCGTCCCGACAGCGGGCAAGCCGAATGCTGGGGCGCGCTCACCACGATACCGCTGCAGCGCGAATCGAGCCTGTTGGACTTGCTGCGGCGCCCCGACGTCGGGCTGGACATCCTCGCAGGCTCCGCCCCGGAGCTGTTCGAAGACATGGACGCGGCGGTGCGGGAACAGGTGGAAATCGCGGCCAAGTACACCGGCTACATCGAACGCCAGCAGGCCGAAATCGAGCGCGCCCGGCGCTACGAGGCCTGGCAGTTGCCGGACTCCCTGGATTACGGCAAGGTCGTCGGGCTCTCCAACGAAGTGCGGGAAAAGCTCGGCCGGGTCAAGCCCGTCACCGTCGGGCAGGCGGCGCGCATTCCCGGCGTCACGCCGGCGGCGATCTCGCTGCTGCTGGTGCATCTGCGCAGAACCGGCGCCGCGCGATGCCCTTGA
- the pap gene encoding polyphosphate:AMP phosphotransferase produces the protein MFEVAELKSTLDKASYAAQIPDLRMQLLDLQQRIEAAGITVVFLVAGLDCAGKGDIIHTLNEWMDPRYMETHAFGRPSEDERERPNHWRYWMAQPPRGRIGIFTVGWYGPPLADRLYSRTDEAAFLAELAHVNRLEKAWTSDGALVVKCWLHLSKKQQRKIIEKTENDPETRWKITETEHEHLKLYDDFLVIAEKALRETNTPEAPWFLVNGYDSYYRRVAVGRHLAQCITARLEGVREQCVKPEPPVSSPGPSILGTVDLKAKVGKKAYQEEKTAFQSKISRLTRLARQQKRSAMLVFEGWDAAGKGGVIRRITPAMDARNYRVIPIAAPTDEEKAHHYLWRFWRHLPRDGNVTIYDRSWYGRVLVERVEGFASDEEWHRAYSEINDFEEELTGHGIILLKFWLHISKDEQARRFREREQTRYKRYKITEEDLRNREKWDAYEQAVNDMVTQTSTSYAPWHIVAANDKYHARVEVFRTLCKAYQRSLKF, from the coding sequence ATGTTCGAAGTCGCAGAACTCAAGTCCACGCTGGACAAAGCCTCGTACGCCGCTCAGATTCCCGATCTGCGGATGCAGCTTCTGGATCTGCAGCAGAGGATCGAAGCCGCGGGGATCACGGTCGTCTTTCTGGTGGCGGGGCTGGACTGCGCGGGCAAGGGCGACATCATCCACACGCTGAACGAATGGATGGACCCGCGCTACATGGAAACCCATGCCTTCGGGAGACCTTCGGAGGACGAACGGGAGCGCCCCAACCACTGGCGCTACTGGATGGCTCAGCCGCCGCGCGGCCGGATCGGGATTTTCACCGTCGGGTGGTACGGACCGCCGCTCGCCGACCGGCTGTATTCACGCACTGACGAGGCCGCCTTCCTGGCCGAGCTGGCCCATGTCAACCGCCTGGAAAAAGCCTGGACCAGCGATGGCGCCCTGGTAGTCAAATGCTGGCTGCACCTGAGCAAGAAGCAGCAACGCAAGATCATCGAGAAGACCGAGAACGACCCAGAGACGCGCTGGAAGATCACCGAAACCGAGCACGAGCACTTGAAGCTTTACGACGATTTTCTGGTGATCGCGGAAAAGGCGCTGCGGGAAACCAACACCCCGGAAGCCCCGTGGTTCCTGGTCAACGGCTACGACTCGTATTACCGTCGGGTCGCGGTCGGCCGCCATCTGGCGCAGTGCATTACCGCCCGTCTGGAAGGTGTCCGGGAACAATGCGTCAAGCCGGAACCCCCGGTTTCGAGCCCCGGGCCCAGCATCCTCGGCACAGTGGATTTGAAGGCCAAAGTCGGAAAAAAAGCGTACCAGGAGGAAAAAACGGCCTTTCAGTCCAAGATCAGCCGCCTGACCCGGCTGGCGCGCCAGCAGAAGCGTTCGGCCATGCTGGTGTTCGAGGGGTGGGATGCGGCGGGCAAGGGCGGTGTCATCCGCCGCATCACGCCGGCGATGGATGCGCGCAACTACCGGGTCATTCCGATCGCGGCGCCGACCGACGAGGAAAAGGCGCACCATTACCTCTGGCGGTTCTGGCGGCACCTGCCGCGTGATGGCAACGTCACCATCTACGACCGGAGCTGGTACGGGAGGGTGCTGGTGGAACGGGTGGAAGGCTTCGCCAGCGACGAGGAATGGCACCGCGCCTATTCGGAAATCAACGACTTCGAGGAGGAACTGACCGGCCATGGCATCATTCTGCTCAAATTCTGGCTGCACATCTCCAAGGATGAACAGGCCAGGCGGTTCCGCGAGCGCGAGCAGACCCGCTACAAGCGCTACAAGATCACCGAGGAGGACTTGCGCAACCGGGAGAAATGGGATGCCTATGAACAGGCGGTGAACGACATGGTGACCCAGACCAGCACCAGCTACGCGCCCTGGCACATCGTCGCCGCCAACGACAAATACCATGCACGCGTCGAAGTGTTCCGCACCCTGTGCAAGGCGTACCAGCGGTCGCTGAAATTCTAG
- a CDS encoding SPFH domain-containing protein, whose amino-acid sequence MSGFALFVLFFFILCIILVVLSVKFVPQGTEYTVERFGKYTRTLSPGINWIRPVIDQIGARMSMMEQVLDVPSQEVITKDNAMVTVNGVVFYQVVDAARAAYEVSSLQFAIMQLTMTNIRTVMGSMDLDELLSKRDEINARLLTVVDDATTPWGVKVTRIEIKDIAPPQDLVDSMARQMKAERDKRAAILEAEGHRQSEILKAEGEKQAAILEAEGRREAAFRDAEARERLAEAEARATALVSEAIAKGDIQAVNYFVAQKYVEALRDVAAAPNNKLILMPLEASSLLGSLGGIAELARETFGESKVRK is encoded by the coding sequence ATGTCCGGTTTTGCGCTGTTCGTCCTGTTTTTCTTCATCCTCTGCATCATCCTGGTGGTGCTCAGCGTCAAGTTCGTTCCTCAGGGAACCGAATACACGGTGGAGCGCTTCGGCAAATACACGAGAACGCTGAGTCCCGGCATCAACTGGATTCGCCCGGTCATCGATCAGATCGGAGCCCGTATGAGCATGATGGAGCAGGTGCTGGACGTGCCTTCCCAGGAAGTGATCACCAAGGACAACGCCATGGTCACGGTCAACGGCGTGGTGTTCTACCAAGTGGTGGACGCCGCGCGAGCCGCCTATGAAGTCAGCAGCCTCCAGTTCGCCATCATGCAACTGACGATGACCAACATCCGCACCGTCATGGGATCGATGGATCTGGACGAGTTGCTCTCGAAGCGGGATGAAATCAACGCACGTCTCCTCACCGTCGTGGACGACGCCACCACCCCCTGGGGCGTCAAGGTCACGCGCATCGAAATCAAGGACATCGCCCCGCCGCAGGATCTGGTGGATTCGATGGCGCGGCAGATGAAGGCAGAGCGCGACAAACGCGCCGCCATCCTGGAAGCGGAAGGCCATCGCCAATCCGAAATCCTGAAAGCGGAGGGTGAAAAGCAGGCGGCAATCCTCGAAGCCGAAGGACGGCGCGAAGCGGCCTTCCGGGACGCCGAAGCCAGGGAACGGCTGGCGGAGGCAGAGGCGCGCGCGACGGCGCTGGTCTCCGAGGCCATCGCCAAAGGCGACATCCAGGCGGTCAACTATTTCGTCGCCCAGAAATACGTCGAAGCCCTGCGCGACGTTGCCGCGGCGCCGAACAACAAGCTCATCCTCATGCCGCTGGAGGCCTCCAGCCTGCTCGGTTCCCTGGGAGGCATCGCCGAGCTGGCCCGGGAGACCTTCGGCGAATCCAAGGTTCGCAAATGA
- a CDS encoding NfeD family protein, translating into MIGDTLVFWHWWTLGALLLILELLLPGMYFLWMAEAALVTGAVLWLFPWLGWEIQLLVFSVLSLASIFGFEKFIGRKPIVSDRPLLNRRAAQYIGRTLTLEQPIVNGMGKIRIDDSIWRVHGEDCPAGTRVRVCDVEGVILKVERVD; encoded by the coding sequence ATGATCGGCGATACCCTGGTTTTCTGGCACTGGTGGACACTGGGCGCCTTGCTGCTGATCCTCGAGCTCCTCCTTCCAGGCATGTATTTCCTCTGGATGGCGGAAGCCGCGCTGGTGACGGGAGCGGTACTCTGGCTGTTTCCCTGGCTGGGTTGGGAAATCCAGTTGCTCGTCTTTTCCGTCCTTTCCCTGGCCAGTATCTTCGGCTTCGAGAAGTTCATCGGCCGCAAACCCATCGTTTCCGACCGGCCATTGCTCAACCGCCGGGCGGCGCAATACATCGGACGGACCTTGACGCTCGAGCAGCCCATCGTCAACGGCATGGGCAAAATCCGTATCGACGACTCGATTTGGCGGGTGCATGGGGAAGATTGTCCCGCGGGCACGAGGGTCAGGGTCTGCGACGTGGAAGGCGTCATCCTCAAGGTCGAGCGAGTCGACTGA